The Corallococcus soli DNA window CGGCTCTTCTTGTCCACGTGCGGCGACCGCAGCACGGTGAACTTGTTGATGCGCGTCGGCAGGGGGATCGGACCGGCCACCTTGGCGCCCGTGCGCTTGGCCGTCTCGACGATCTCCCCAGCACTCTGGTCCAGGAGCTTCGAGTCGTACGCCTTCAACCGG harbors:
- the rpsJ gene encoding 30S ribosomal protein S10, translated to MATQKIRIRLKAYDSKLLDQSAGEIVETAKRTGAKVAGPIPLPTRINKFTVLRSPHVDKKSREQFEIRTHKRLLDILEPTQQTLDALMKLDLSAGVDVEIKS